The following are encoded in a window of Scophthalmus maximus strain ysfricsl-2021 chromosome 6, ASM2237912v1, whole genome shotgun sequence genomic DNA:
- the dlgap4b gene encoding disks large-associated protein 4 isoform X4 translates to MKGLGTNRNRHLSDSCDPSSGHPEALYPQKTSTLPRSPYLLSPTMDHYGTMDPHLYPSANPGSFPPECMLPLNNQLSNSSTFPRIHYNSYDQSDFSPPGDSIGGISTGTMGTSMSMGMGTGMGMVGLSGRTPMITSGSATISHHMTKNQAPPSLLEFDKQLSGGRDGFSTLQFHRSSAVAAAKQRTDSPGRIRYMLHSVQKLFAKSQSLESHNMKGNINGRSTGSTGGSSGTEDGGKQNRRSKSKDRSTKSEATAKRRPRSNMSGYWSSDDLDSSDLSSYHNTMAMMTLGRPTGHESQSRYIHSGYNTVSSSKSSNEMKYQGHPGPAVGGGGGLGGTGGMLINDNDYMKGGSWSTLTMGQPRPVIQTGSATLDRSMLKSKSCQQELTCNYLQVGRRGDWSSTLGHSGGANEIPCRRMRSGSYVKAMGDLEDSDDSEGSPKPSPKSTARRQSYLRATQQSLSDQLPPRNRTLDYTLLQGELDALWSPLHSVSSLHQLGRSMSSCLPSLRELSNNRSLDNLDCIEGTGLSLPRWDDDDDFSQVCSTLGRRSCMGQLRDLELSRHYEDRSSESTFRDSRSHSQDNPEPPDLPMPTCFRSRSHSYLRAIQAGCSQDDDTASMDSGCSPPLTDSTVRTYNTSTDGLSTQWKTWKEQFGSYLIATGLDKAPKEKQLAIFLQRFGTDRPRILPSHTVSSCITTCKKIAPPPVPPRTTSKPYISVTVQSSTESAQDNYLDQQDRRSEVNSQSSHAHSNSSDSLNSTRANSLARGIPRPPHIIPTPIAIPREPIAPTTANASTETSDSVVQHESLKSGFNKANLVAEEPLVAPVPRRKLSSIGIQVDCIQEVPREETPPLAKFQSIGVQVEDGWQIGRSSSMAAKQETGSGTQDIPVISHFNNTKPTEKKIMINSASQSMSSPPGQDSLDNGDTTGDTTSSPPPPRQILKRSTTRSSSSSFSESLDPALDPSSLPPPDPWLESGNGSNSSVPQSGGGGALCRRDGHWFLKLLQAETGRMEGWCQQMEQETKDNQLSEEVLGKVRSAVGSAQLLISQKFQQFRGLCEQNLNVNANPRTTAQDLAGFWDLLQLSIEDISLKFDELYHLKSNDWQLAPSAAAQSPPERKVLPIPAAQCPGWGRGEGDPSSIKEAR, encoded by the exons ATGAAGGGGTTGGGGACCAACCGTAACAGACACCTGTCTGACTCCTGCGATCCTTCCTCAGGCCATCCTGAGGCCCTCTACCCTCAGAAGACGAGCACCCTGCCACGCAGCCCTTACCTGCTGAGCCCCACAATGGACCACTATGGCACCATGGACCCCCACCTCTACCCTTCGGCCAACCCGGGCTCCTTTCCACCAGAGTGCATGCTGCCCCTCAACAACCAGCTGTCAAACAGCAGTACCTTCCCCAGGATTCATTACAACTCCTACGACCAGTCTGACTTCTCCCCACCTGGGGACAGTATCGGGGGGATAAGTACAGGGACCATGGGGACATCAATGTCCATGGGCATGGGAACAGGCATGGGCATGGTGGGGTTGAGTGGACGAACTCCTATGATTACTAGCGGCTCAGCGACTatatcacatcacatgaccaaGAATCAGGCACCCCCCAGTCTGCTGGAGTTTGACAAGCAGCTATCTGGAGGGCGTGACGGATTCAGCACATTGCAGTTCCATCGATCATCTGCTGTTGCTGCCGCCAAGCAGCGCACAGACAGTCCTGGTCGAATTCGTTACATGCTGCACTCAGTGCAGAAGCTCTTTGCTAAGTCCCAGTCACTGGAAAGCCACAACATGAAAGGAAACATCAATGGACGATCGACCGGCAGTACTGGAGGCTCGTCTGGCACCGAGGACGGAGGGAAGCAGAATCGCAGATCCAAAAGTAAAGATCGGAGTACAAAGTCAGAGGCGACTGCCAAGAGACGGCCTCGCTCCAACATGTCAGGTTACTGGAGCTCAGACGATTTGGACAGCAGCGATCTGAGCAGCTACCACAACACCATGGCCATGATGACTCTAGGCCGTCCGACTGGCCACGAGAGCCAGAGCAGATACATCCACAGTGGGTACAATACTGTCAGCTCCTCCAAAAGCAGCAATGAAATGAAGTATCAGGGACATCCCGGGCCTGCGgttggaggaggtggtggactAGGTGGAACAGGGGGTATGTTAATAAATGATAATGACTATATGAAAGGAGGGTCCTGGTCCACGTTGACCATGGGCCAGCCGAGACCAGTGATCCAGACGGGATCAGCTACTCTGGACAGGTCCATGCTTAAGTCCAAATCCTGCCAACAGGAACTAACGTGCAACTACCTGCAGGTTGGACGAAGG GGTGACTGGAGTAGCACATTAGGCCACAGCGGGGGTGCCAATGAAATCCCATGTCGGCGGATGCGCAGTGGCAGCTATGTGAAGGCCATGGGAGACCTGGAGGACAGCGACGACTCGGAGGGAAGCCCGAAACCCTCTCCAAAATCTACCGCTCGCCGCCAGAGCTACCTCAGGGCTACGCAGCAGTCTCTGAGCGACCAGCTACCCCCACGCAA CAGAACCCTGGATTACACCTTGTTGCAGGGTGAGCTGGATGCCCTGTGGTCTCCACTCCACAGTGTGTCCTCCCTGCACCAGCTGGGCAGGTCAATGAGCAG CTGTCTTCCATCTCTCAGAGAGCTCTCCAATAACCGCAGCCTTGACAACCTCGACTGCATCGAGGGTACAGGGTTGTCTCTGCCGCGctgggatgatgatgacgacttTAGCCAGGTCTGCAGCACCTTGGGCAGACGTAGCTGCATGGGACAG CTACGGGACTTGGAACTGAGTCGTCATTATGAGGACCGCAGCTCTGAGTCCACATTCAGAGATTCCCGATCCCATTCTCAGGACAACCCAGAGCCTCCGGACTTGCCCATGCCGACATGCTTCCGATCTCGCAGCCACAGCTACCTGAGAGCCATCCAGGCTGGCTGTTCACAAGATGATGACACAGCGTCCATGGACTCTGGCTGCTCACCACCTCTGACTGACTCCACTGTCCGCACCTACAACACCAGCACTG ACGGCCTTTCTACCCAATGGAAGACATGGAAAGAACAGTTTGGCTCTTACCTGATAGCCACAGGCTTGGACAAAGCCCCAAAGGAGAAACAACTTGCAATTTTTCTACAGCGTTTTGGGACAGACAGACCACGCATCCTACcctcacacacag tttCTTCATGCATAACCACCTGTAAGAAGATTGCTCCTCCACCAGTGCCTCCCCGCACGACCTCCAAGCCCTACATCTCTGTGACGgtacagagcagcacagagtcGGCCCAGGACAACTACCTGGACCAGCAGGACCGGAGGTCGGAGGTCAACAGCCAGTCCAGTCACGCTCACAGCAACTCCTCTGACAGCCTCAATAGCACCCGTGCCAACAGCCTGGCCCGGGGGATTCCCCGCCCTCCGCACATCATCCCCACTCCTATCGCCATCCCGAGAGAGCCAATTGCCCCCACCACCGCCAATGCTTCCACCGAGACAAGTGACTCAGTAGTCCAGCATGAATCCCTGAAATCAGGATTTAATAAAGCGAATCTTGTGGCAGAGGAACCCCTAGTAGCCCCAGTACCCAGACGGAAACTGTCCTCCATTGGCATACAG GTTGACTGTATTCAGGAAGTTCCACGAGAGGAGACCCCACCACTGGCCAAATTTCAGTCAATCGGAGTACAGGTGGAGGACGGTTGGCA GATCGGACGCTCCAGTAGCATGGCCGCAAAACAAGAAACCGGCTCAGGCACACAGGACATCCCTGTTATCTCCCATTTCAACAATACCAAAcccacagaaaagaaaatcatgatCAATAGTGCAAGCCAATCCATGAGCTCCCCACCTGGACAGGACTCTTTAGACAATGGGGACACTACTGGTGACACcacctcctcaccaccaccacccaggCAAATCCTCAAGCGCTCAACCACACGAAgtagctcctcctccttttcagaAAGTCTGGACCCGGCGCTCGACCCCTCATCTCTGCCACCTCCAGACCCCTGGCTGGAGAGTGGGAATGGTAGTAACAGCAGTGTACCCCagagcggaggggggggggcactgtgTCGGAGAGACGGCCACTGGTTCCTCAAGCTGCTGCAGGCGGAGACCGGACGCATGGAAGGCTGGTGCCAGCAGATGGAGCAGGAGACCAAAGACAACCAGCTCTCAGAGGAGG TGCTGGGGAAGGTTCGCAGTGCAGTAGGAAGTGCCCAGCTCCTAATATCCCAGAAGTTCCAGCAGTTCCGGGGACTGTGTGAACAAAACCTG AATGTGAATGCCAATCCACGAACGACAGCCCAAGACCTGGCTGGTTTCTGggacctgctgcagctctccaTCGAGGACATCAGCCTCAAGTTCGACGAGCTTTACCACCTCAAGTCCAATGACTGGCAGCTCGCGCCGTCGGCGGCTGCCCAGTCGCCCCCTGAGCGGAAGGTACTTCCCATCCCTGCTGCCCAGTGCCCTGGCTGGG GACGAGGAGAAGGTGACCCCTCCAGCATCAAAGAAGCCCGGTAA
- the dlgap4b gene encoding disks large-associated protein 4 isoform X3, translating into MKGLGTNRNRHLSDSCDPSSGHPEALYPQKTSTLPRSPYLLSPTMDHYGTMDPHLYPSANPGSFPPECMLPLNNQLSNSSTFPRIHYNSYDQSDFSPPGDSIGGISTGTMGTSMSMGMGTGMGMVGLSGRTPMITSGSATISHHMTKNQAPPSLLEFDKQLSGGRDGFSTLQFHRSSAVAAAKQRTDSPGRIRYMLHSVQKLFAKSQSLESHNMKGNINGRSTGSTGGSSGTEDGGKQNRRSKSKDRSTKSEATAKRRPRSNMSGYWSSDDLDSSDLSSYHNTMAMMTLGRPTGHESQSRYIHSGYNTVSSSKSSNEMKYQGHPGPAVGGGGGLGGTGGMLINDNDYMKGGSWSTLTMGQPRPVIQTGSATLDRSMLKSKSCQQELTCNYLQVGRRGDWSSTLGHSGGANEIPCRRMRSGSYVKAMGDLEDSDDSEGSPKPSPKSTARRQSYLRATQQSLSDQLPPRNRTLDYTLLQGELDALWSPLHSVSSLHQLGRSMSSCLPSLRELSNNRSLDNLDCIEGTGLSLPRWDDDDDFSQVCSTLGRRSCMGQLRDLELSRHYEDRSSESTFRDSRSHSQDNPEPPDLPMPTCFRSRSHSYLRAIQAGCSQDDDTASMDSGCSPPLTDSTVRTYNTSTVSSCITTCKKIAPPPVPPRTTSKPYISVTVQSSTESAQDNYLDQQDRRSEVNSQSSHAHSNSSDSLNSTRANSLARGIPRPPHIIPTPIAIPREPIAPTTANASTETSDSVVQHESLKSGFNKANLVAEEPLVAPVPRRKLSSIGIQVDCIQEVPREETPPLAKFQSIGVQVEDGWQIGRSSSMAAKQETGSGTQDIPVISHFNNTKPTEKKIMINSASQSMSSPPGQDSLDNGDTTGDTTSSPPPPRQILKRSTTRSSSSSFSESLDPALDPSSLPPPDPWLESGNGSNSSVPQSGGGGALCRRDGHWFLKLLQAETGRMEGWCQQMEQETKDNQLSEEVLGKVRSAVGSAQLLISQKFQQFRGLCEQNLNVNANPRTTAQDLAGFWDLLQLSIEDISLKFDELYHLKSNDWQLAPSAAAQSPPERKDEEKVTPPASKKPGKGRPSLGREKSADSSSTSSSASAEKQRQEARKRLLAAKKAASFRQNSATESADSIEIYVPEAQTRL; encoded by the exons ATGAAGGGGTTGGGGACCAACCGTAACAGACACCTGTCTGACTCCTGCGATCCTTCCTCAGGCCATCCTGAGGCCCTCTACCCTCAGAAGACGAGCACCCTGCCACGCAGCCCTTACCTGCTGAGCCCCACAATGGACCACTATGGCACCATGGACCCCCACCTCTACCCTTCGGCCAACCCGGGCTCCTTTCCACCAGAGTGCATGCTGCCCCTCAACAACCAGCTGTCAAACAGCAGTACCTTCCCCAGGATTCATTACAACTCCTACGACCAGTCTGACTTCTCCCCACCTGGGGACAGTATCGGGGGGATAAGTACAGGGACCATGGGGACATCAATGTCCATGGGCATGGGAACAGGCATGGGCATGGTGGGGTTGAGTGGACGAACTCCTATGATTACTAGCGGCTCAGCGACTatatcacatcacatgaccaaGAATCAGGCACCCCCCAGTCTGCTGGAGTTTGACAAGCAGCTATCTGGAGGGCGTGACGGATTCAGCACATTGCAGTTCCATCGATCATCTGCTGTTGCTGCCGCCAAGCAGCGCACAGACAGTCCTGGTCGAATTCGTTACATGCTGCACTCAGTGCAGAAGCTCTTTGCTAAGTCCCAGTCACTGGAAAGCCACAACATGAAAGGAAACATCAATGGACGATCGACCGGCAGTACTGGAGGCTCGTCTGGCACCGAGGACGGAGGGAAGCAGAATCGCAGATCCAAAAGTAAAGATCGGAGTACAAAGTCAGAGGCGACTGCCAAGAGACGGCCTCGCTCCAACATGTCAGGTTACTGGAGCTCAGACGATTTGGACAGCAGCGATCTGAGCAGCTACCACAACACCATGGCCATGATGACTCTAGGCCGTCCGACTGGCCACGAGAGCCAGAGCAGATACATCCACAGTGGGTACAATACTGTCAGCTCCTCCAAAAGCAGCAATGAAATGAAGTATCAGGGACATCCCGGGCCTGCGgttggaggaggtggtggactAGGTGGAACAGGGGGTATGTTAATAAATGATAATGACTATATGAAAGGAGGGTCCTGGTCCACGTTGACCATGGGCCAGCCGAGACCAGTGATCCAGACGGGATCAGCTACTCTGGACAGGTCCATGCTTAAGTCCAAATCCTGCCAACAGGAACTAACGTGCAACTACCTGCAGGTTGGACGAAGG GGTGACTGGAGTAGCACATTAGGCCACAGCGGGGGTGCCAATGAAATCCCATGTCGGCGGATGCGCAGTGGCAGCTATGTGAAGGCCATGGGAGACCTGGAGGACAGCGACGACTCGGAGGGAAGCCCGAAACCCTCTCCAAAATCTACCGCTCGCCGCCAGAGCTACCTCAGGGCTACGCAGCAGTCTCTGAGCGACCAGCTACCCCCACGCAA CAGAACCCTGGATTACACCTTGTTGCAGGGTGAGCTGGATGCCCTGTGGTCTCCACTCCACAGTGTGTCCTCCCTGCACCAGCTGGGCAGGTCAATGAGCAG CTGTCTTCCATCTCTCAGAGAGCTCTCCAATAACCGCAGCCTTGACAACCTCGACTGCATCGAGGGTACAGGGTTGTCTCTGCCGCGctgggatgatgatgacgacttTAGCCAGGTCTGCAGCACCTTGGGCAGACGTAGCTGCATGGGACAG CTACGGGACTTGGAACTGAGTCGTCATTATGAGGACCGCAGCTCTGAGTCCACATTCAGAGATTCCCGATCCCATTCTCAGGACAACCCAGAGCCTCCGGACTTGCCCATGCCGACATGCTTCCGATCTCGCAGCCACAGCTACCTGAGAGCCATCCAGGCTGGCTGTTCACAAGATGATGACACAGCGTCCATGGACTCTGGCTGCTCACCACCTCTGACTGACTCCACTGTCCGCACCTACAACACCAGCACTG tttCTTCATGCATAACCACCTGTAAGAAGATTGCTCCTCCACCAGTGCCTCCCCGCACGACCTCCAAGCCCTACATCTCTGTGACGgtacagagcagcacagagtcGGCCCAGGACAACTACCTGGACCAGCAGGACCGGAGGTCGGAGGTCAACAGCCAGTCCAGTCACGCTCACAGCAACTCCTCTGACAGCCTCAATAGCACCCGTGCCAACAGCCTGGCCCGGGGGATTCCCCGCCCTCCGCACATCATCCCCACTCCTATCGCCATCCCGAGAGAGCCAATTGCCCCCACCACCGCCAATGCTTCCACCGAGACAAGTGACTCAGTAGTCCAGCATGAATCCCTGAAATCAGGATTTAATAAAGCGAATCTTGTGGCAGAGGAACCCCTAGTAGCCCCAGTACCCAGACGGAAACTGTCCTCCATTGGCATACAG GTTGACTGTATTCAGGAAGTTCCACGAGAGGAGACCCCACCACTGGCCAAATTTCAGTCAATCGGAGTACAGGTGGAGGACGGTTGGCA GATCGGACGCTCCAGTAGCATGGCCGCAAAACAAGAAACCGGCTCAGGCACACAGGACATCCCTGTTATCTCCCATTTCAACAATACCAAAcccacagaaaagaaaatcatgatCAATAGTGCAAGCCAATCCATGAGCTCCCCACCTGGACAGGACTCTTTAGACAATGGGGACACTACTGGTGACACcacctcctcaccaccaccacccaggCAAATCCTCAAGCGCTCAACCACACGAAgtagctcctcctccttttcagaAAGTCTGGACCCGGCGCTCGACCCCTCATCTCTGCCACCTCCAGACCCCTGGCTGGAGAGTGGGAATGGTAGTAACAGCAGTGTACCCCagagcggaggggggggggcactgtgTCGGAGAGACGGCCACTGGTTCCTCAAGCTGCTGCAGGCGGAGACCGGACGCATGGAAGGCTGGTGCCAGCAGATGGAGCAGGAGACCAAAGACAACCAGCTCTCAGAGGAGG TGCTGGGGAAGGTTCGCAGTGCAGTAGGAAGTGCCCAGCTCCTAATATCCCAGAAGTTCCAGCAGTTCCGGGGACTGTGTGAACAAAACCTG AATGTGAATGCCAATCCACGAACGACAGCCCAAGACCTGGCTGGTTTCTGggacctgctgcagctctccaTCGAGGACATCAGCCTCAAGTTCGACGAGCTTTACCACCTCAAGTCCAATGACTGGCAGCTCGCGCCGTCGGCGGCTGCCCAGTCGCCCCCTGAGCGGAAG GACGAGGAGAAGGTGACCCCTCCAGCATCAAAGAAGCCCGGTAAGGGACGACCGTCGCTGGGCCGTGAGAAGAGTGCCGActcttcctccacttcttcttcgGCCTCggcagagaagcagagacagGAGGCTCGCAAGCGTCTGCTGGCTGCCAAGAAGGCGGCTTCATTTCGGCAGAACTCAGCCACAGAGAGCGCAGACAGCATTGAAATATACGTCCCCGAGGCCCAGACTCGCCTCTGA